The following coding sequences are from one Selenomonas sputigena ATCC 35185 window:
- a CDS encoding vWA domain-containing protein: MWKKWTLSFLALALCAFLGAAVPAEAADKEKPARVELVMVLDKSGSMSGLESDTIGGFNSMIEKEKKLDAKVNVTTVLFNDKVDTIYNREDIRRIKPLTDMEYEVGGTTALLDAVGSTILKVARTEGIENKDTKVVFVIITDGLENASEEFTREKIKEMISDKQEKAGWDFIYLGANIDAEKEAANIGVNKKNAVTYRNTKSGVRRNFDAVSAYVAEAVADPSAESGSWKEHVEKDETQD, from the coding sequence ATGTGGAAAAAATGGACGCTTTCCTTTCTCGCGCTTGCACTTTGTGCATTCTTGGGAGCTGCCGTACCCGCCGAAGCGGCGGACAAGGAGAAGCCCGCGCGCGTGGAACTCGTGATGGTGCTCGACAAGAGCGGCTCGATGTCGGGGCTGGAGTCGGATACGATCGGCGGCTTCAATTCGATGATCGAGAAGGAGAAGAAGCTCGATGCGAAGGTCAATGTCACGACAGTTCTCTTCAACGACAAGGTCGATACGATCTATAACCGCGAAGACATCCGTCGCATCAAGCCGCTGACGGATATGGAGTACGAGGTCGGCGGCACGACGGCGCTTTTGGACGCCGTAGGCTCGACGATCCTCAAGGTCGCGCGCACGGAGGGCATCGAGAACAAGGATACGAAGGTCGTCTTCGTCATCATCACGGATGGCCTGGAGAACGCCAGCGAGGAGTTCACGCGCGAGAAGATCAAAGAGATGATTTCCGACAAGCAGGAGAAGGCAGGCTGGGATTTCATCTACCTCGGCGCAAACATTGATGCGGAGAAGGAAGCGGCAAATATCGGCGTCAACAAGAAGAACGCCGTGACCTACCGCAACACGAAATCGGGCGTGCGCAGGAACTTCGACGCCGTCAGCGCCTATGTAGCGGAAGCCGTAGCCGATCCGAGCGCCGAGAGCGGCAGCTGGAAAGAGCATGTGGAAAAGGACGAGACGCAGGACTGA
- a CDS encoding IS3 family transposase has translation MHVNRKRVLRVMRKIDALAQIRRRRPYTHYKDAAHRYENLLKRQFNPERPNQFWATDITYIPTAHGMCYLCAVIDQCGKMVLGWRIGTDMTASLVTDTVRDALQKEMVANGLILHSDQGSQYSSQAYYDLSQEYHFTPSMSKRGCPYDNASMENFFGTLKSECLHRMKFGSRKELEETVAQYIHFYNYERIQLKSGLTPYEIWSKTA, from the coding sequence ATTCACGTAAATCGAAAGCGTGTTTTGCGTGTCATGCGCAAAATCGATGCTCTCGCACAAATTCGCCGTCGTCGTCCATATACGCATTACAAAGACGCGGCACATCGCTATGAAAACTTGTTAAAGCGGCAATTCAATCCGGAGCGCCCAAATCAATTTTGGGCAACAGATATCACGTATATACCGACGGCACATGGCATGTGCTATCTGTGCGCCGTCATTGATCAATGCGGCAAAATGGTGCTGGGATGGCGCATCGGCACAGATATGACAGCTTCACTCGTTACGGACACCGTGCGTGACGCCTTACAAAAGGAAATGGTCGCTAATGGACTAATCCTCCACAGCGACCAAGGCTCGCAGTACTCTTCCCAAGCGTATTACGACCTAAGTCAAGAATACCACTTCACGCCGTCAATGTCAAAGCGTGGCTGCCCGTATGACAATGCTTCGATGGAAAATTTCTTTGGAACGCTGAAGTCGGAATGCTTACATCGGATGAAGTTTGGATCAAGGAAGGAGTTAGAGGAAACTGTAGCACAATATATACACTTTTACAACTATGAGCGCATACAACTGAAAAGCGGTCTTACTCCATACGAAATATGGAGCAAAACCGCATAA
- a CDS encoding (Fe-S)-binding protein yields the protein MAEDTKKFTAADLNKQDTSLLADIENAMANCMKCGNCQAVCPIYRETGKEQMVARGKISLMQGYLSGKIPISAEFDHIMAMCLNCKSCAANCPCGVAADELILRGRNAAVKARGLHPIKKNVFRLLQNRPLFDTALKLGGMFGWMTFKEVPGKNAVQSRLPMPGMDATRATPPIAARPLRSQYPEVIKVANPKFRVAFFTGCTINYMYTDMGDAVIDVLKANDIEVVLPSKQHCCGTPIHVSGAFDLANQLARNTIRVFEDLDVDYIIGACGSCVEALKHYPEWLKDDPEWRPRAEKMAAKVREISELLIEKGFRTDTLNPVHKKVTMHDPCHMIRGLGITEQPREVLKAIPGVEFVEMKEHDRCCGCGGSFCMAHYELSREINDRKCNNINATGADLVATSCPSCRMHITDGIVHNNMPQVVYHPIQILAESYRGAKKRTEIA from the coding sequence ATGGCTGAAGATACGAAAAAATTTACGGCGGCAGACCTGAACAAGCAAGACACATCGCTCCTCGCTGACATCGAGAACGCGATGGCAAACTGCATGAAGTGCGGCAACTGCCAAGCCGTCTGTCCGATTTACCGCGAGACCGGCAAGGAGCAGATGGTCGCACGCGGCAAGATCTCTCTGATGCAGGGCTATCTCTCGGGCAAGATTCCCATCTCGGCGGAATTTGACCACATCATGGCGATGTGCCTGAACTGCAAGAGCTGCGCAGCGAACTGCCCGTGCGGCGTCGCAGCCGACGAGCTGATCCTGCGCGGCAGGAACGCCGCTGTCAAGGCACGCGGCCTGCACCCGATCAAGAAGAACGTCTTCCGTCTCCTGCAGAACCGCCCGCTCTTCGACACCGCGCTGAAGCTCGGCGGCATGTTCGGCTGGATGACCTTCAAGGAAGTGCCGGGCAAGAACGCCGTGCAGTCGCGCCTTCCCATGCCGGGCATGGACGCGACGCGTGCGACGCCGCCGATTGCTGCGCGTCCTTTGCGCAGTCAATATCCCGAGGTCATCAAGGTGGCGAATCCCAAGTTCCGCGTCGCCTTCTTCACGGGCTGCACGATCAACTACATGTACACGGACATGGGCGACGCCGTCATCGACGTGCTCAAGGCGAACGACATCGAGGTCGTTCTGCCGTCGAAACAGCACTGCTGCGGCACGCCGATCCATGTGTCGGGCGCCTTCGACCTTGCGAACCAGCTCGCACGCAACACGATCCGCGTCTTTGAAGATCTCGATGTCGACTACATCATCGGCGCCTGCGGCTCGTGCGTAGAGGCCTTAAAACACTATCCTGAGTGGCTCAAGGACGATCCCGAATGGCGTCCTCGCGCTGAGAAGATGGCGGCGAAGGTCAGAGAGATCAGCGAACTTCTCATCGAGAAAGGCTTCCGTACGGACACCTTGAATCCTGTCCACAAGAAGGTCACGATGCACGATCCGTGCCACATGATCCGCGGTCTCGGCATCACAGAGCAGCCGCGCGAGGTCTTGAAGGCCATTCCGGGCGTAGAATTCGTCGAGATGAAAGAACACGACCGCTGCTGCGGCTGCGGCGGCTCCTTCTGCATGGCGCACTACGAACTGAGCCGTGAGATCAACGACAGGAAGTGCAACAACATCAACGCGACGGGCGCAGACCTCGTGGCGACGAGCTGCCCGAGCTGCCGCATGCACATCACGGACGGTATCGTGCACAACAACATGCCGCAGGTCGTCTACCACCCGATCCAGATTCTCGCTGAATCGTATCGCGGCGCAAAAAAACGCACGGAAATTGCATAA
- a CDS encoding FAD-binding oxidoreductase: MEKQQLVEEMTKIVGAENVQSKEEELYSYSYDATPGHIYMPDVVVSPGTTEEVSKVLKFANEHKIPVYTRGSGTNLSAGTAPLKGGIVLSMLRFKKIIDVDLENLIAEVEAGVIVQDINDHIAQFGLIYPPDPGTVKTASLGGTIAENSGGLRGLKYGITKNYVQGLEVVLANGDVLHTGGKNVKDVSGYDMTKLFTGSEGTLGVVTKALLKLVPAPEKTKSMVAIFDTIEDAGRAVSGIIAAKIIPATLEILDNATIRTVEDFMHVGLPTDADAILLIEVDGHPTVVEDEADKVMKVLEENNAREVTLARDAKHKEQLWTARRMALPCLAKLRPTTFVEDATVPRSKIPAFLAIVKKAAKDHNVTIGTFGHAGDGNMHPTIVCDLRDEEETKRVHEAMDDIFRGAVELGGTLSGEHGIGLGKLPWMELQHGKEGMEAMRQIKRALDPNLILNPGKLIGEC, translated from the coding sequence ATGGAAAAGCAGCAGCTGGTAGAAGAAATGACGAAGATCGTCGGCGCGGAGAATGTTCAGTCGAAGGAAGAGGAACTTTACTCCTATTCCTATGATGCTACGCCCGGTCACATCTACATGCCGGATGTCGTCGTCAGCCCCGGCACGACGGAGGAAGTCTCGAAGGTTCTGAAGTTTGCGAACGAGCACAAGATCCCCGTCTACACGCGCGGCTCGGGCACGAACCTCTCGGCGGGCACGGCGCCTTTGAAGGGCGGCATCGTCCTCTCTATGCTCCGCTTCAAGAAGATCATCGACGTCGATCTCGAAAACCTCATCGCCGAGGTCGAGGCGGGCGTCATCGTACAGGACATCAACGACCATATCGCGCAGTTCGGCCTCATCTACCCGCCCGATCCGGGCACGGTCAAGACGGCGAGCCTCGGCGGCACGATCGCGGAGAACTCGGGCGGCCTGCGTGGACTCAAGTACGGCATCACGAAGAACTATGTGCAGGGCCTTGAAGTCGTCCTCGCGAACGGCGATGTGCTGCATACGGGCGGCAAGAACGTCAAGGATGTCTCGGGCTACGACATGACGAAGCTCTTCACAGGTTCGGAAGGCACGCTCGGCGTCGTCACGAAGGCTCTCTTGAAGCTCGTTCCCGCGCCGGAAAAGACGAAGAGCATGGTCGCGATCTTCGATACGATCGAGGATGCGGGCCGCGCTGTCTCAGGCATCATCGCCGCGAAGATCATTCCTGCGACGCTCGAAATCCTTGACAACGCGACGATCCGCACGGTCGAAGACTTCATGCACGTCGGCCTGCCGACGGACGCCGACGCAATCCTCCTCATCGAGGTCGACGGTCATCCGACAGTCGTCGAGGACGAGGCGGACAAGGTCATGAAGGTTCTGGAAGAAAACAACGCACGCGAGGTCACGCTCGCCCGTGATGCGAAGCACAAGGAACAGCTCTGGACAGCTCGCCGCATGGCGCTTCCGTGCCTTGCAAAGCTGCGCCCGACGACGTTCGTCGAAGATGCGACCGTTCCGAGGAGCAAGATTCCGGCATTCCTCGCCATCGTCAAGAAGGCGGCGAAGGATCACAACGTCACGATCGGCACGTTCGGTCATGCGGGTGACGGCAACATGCACCCGACGATCGTCTGCGACCTGCGCGACGAAGAAGAAACGAAGCGCGTCCACGAGGCGATGGATGACATCTTCCGCGGTGCGGTCGAGCTCGGCGGCACGCTCTCGGGCGAGCACGGCATCGGCCTCGGCAAGCTGCCTTGGATGGAGCTGCAGCACGGCAAGGAAGGCATGGAGGCCATGCGCCAGATCAAGCGCGCACTCGACCCGAATCTCATTCTGAACCCGGGCAAATTGATTGGAGAGTGCTGA
- a CDS encoding SLC13 family permease, producing MSTETKSQSDKIHEAELAFDRKRRTFGMICGPICAILVMITPIPDLPLPAHKLLAIMTLIALWWITEPIPIPVTSLLGPTLAVICGVVGAKDAYAAFANPMIFLFMGGFIIAKGMMMHGLDRKFAFALLSMSWVGSNPRRIFLAVGLACALCSGWVSNTATAAMMFPIALGLLEAIKEMFAANGKTIELHEYKYATGLMLMTAYACSIGGVLTPIGTPPNIIMLGFLDQMAGIHISFFEWMIWGFVAMVIYFIIAYLILVNMFPADVKRIDGAEAFIAEKRRALGGWTRAQKNTLVGFCVAVILWVTPGILNIALGPDSPILKMYSKLFPEAIAAMAGALLLFFLPVNWKEREFTLNWKDAAAGIEWGTLILFGGGLAMGGMMYKTGLSTWVGDCIVGWMGGEPSLFMMVAIFSVMALLLSELSSHTAATNMIGPLGVTAAMAAGFSPIPVAVGIALSSSLGFMLPVSTPPNAIVYASGYVPITKMIKTGVYIDFIGIFCVTIPIVLYLVEFIVGAR from the coding sequence ATGAGTACGGAAACAAAAAGCCAAAGCGACAAGATTCACGAGGCCGAACTGGCGTTTGACCGGAAAAGGCGTACCTTCGGCATGATCTGCGGGCCGATCTGTGCCATCCTCGTCATGATCACGCCGATTCCCGATCTGCCGCTTCCGGCGCACAAACTCCTGGCGATCATGACGTTGATCGCTCTGTGGTGGATCACGGAGCCGATCCCCATCCCGGTGACGTCGCTCCTCGGGCCGACGCTTGCCGTCATCTGCGGCGTCGTGGGAGCGAAGGACGCCTATGCGGCATTCGCGAATCCCATGATCTTCCTCTTCATGGGCGGCTTCATCATTGCCAAGGGCATGATGATGCACGGACTCGACCGAAAATTCGCCTTCGCGCTCCTGTCGATGTCCTGGGTCGGATCGAACCCCAGGCGCATCTTCCTCGCCGTCGGTCTCGCCTGCGCACTGTGCTCGGGCTGGGTCAGCAACACGGCGACGGCGGCCATGATGTTCCCGATCGCGCTCGGCCTTCTGGAAGCAATCAAGGAGATGTTCGCTGCGAACGGCAAGACGATCGAGCTGCACGAATACAAGTACGCCACGGGTCTCATGCTCATGACGGCTTATGCGTGCTCCATCGGCGGCGTCCTGACCCCGATCGGTACGCCCCCGAACATCATCATGCTCGGTTTCCTCGACCAGATGGCCGGCATCCACATCTCCTTCTTTGAATGGATGATCTGGGGCTTCGTCGCCATGGTCATCTACTTCATCATCGCATACCTGATTCTCGTCAACATGTTCCCCGCCGACGTCAAGCGCATCGACGGGGCAGAGGCATTCATCGCCGAGAAGCGCCGCGCTCTCGGCGGCTGGACGCGTGCGCAGAAAAATACGCTCGTCGGCTTCTGCGTCGCCGTCATCCTCTGGGTCACGCCGGGCATCCTGAACATTGCCCTCGGCCCCGATTCGCCGATTCTCAAGATGTACAGCAAGCTCTTCCCCGAAGCGATCGCCGCGATGGCGGGTGCTCTCCTGCTCTTCTTCCTGCCCGTCAACTGGAAGGAGCGCGAGTTCACGCTGAACTGGAAGGACGCCGCCGCGGGCATCGAGTGGGGCACGCTGATCCTCTTCGGCGGCGGTCTTGCGATGGGCGGCATGATGTACAAGACGGGTCTTTCGACGTGGGTCGGCGACTGCATCGTCGGCTGGATGGGCGGCGAGCCGTCGCTCTTCATGATGGTCGCGATCTTCTCCGTCATGGCGCTTCTCCTGTCGGAGCTTTCGTCGCACACGGCTGCTACAAACATGATCGGCCCCTTGGGCGTCACGGCCGCCATGGCGGCGGGCTTCAGCCCGATTCCCGTTGCGGTCGGCATCGCGCTCTCCTCGTCGCTCGGCTTCATGCTGCCGGTGTCGACGCCGCCGAACGCCATCGTCTACGCGTCGGGCTACGTGCCCATCACGAAGATGATCAAGACGGGCGTCTACATCGACTTCATCGGCATCTTCTGCGTGACGATCCCGATCGTGCTCTACCTCGTCGAGTTCATCGTCGGTGCGCGCTGA
- a CDS encoding CYTH domain-containing protein — MAKEIERKFLVHRELWQPKDEGIEIAQGYLAADKKRAVRVRLAGDRAWLTVKGPTKGVERLEFEYEIPAADARAMLALCERPWIEKRRYLERCGAHTWEIDCFRGENEGLVVAEIELSAADEMFEHPTWLGAEVSDDSRYLNASLMRLPFSRWRN, encoded by the coding sequence ATGGCAAAAGAAATCGAGCGCAAGTTCCTCGTCCATAGGGAGCTTTGGCAGCCGAAGGACGAAGGAATCGAGATCGCGCAGGGCTATCTCGCAGCGGATAAGAAGCGTGCCGTGCGCGTGCGCCTGGCAGGAGATCGCGCATGGCTGACCGTCAAGGGGCCGACGAAGGGTGTCGAACGACTGGAATTCGAGTACGAGATCCCCGCGGCGGACGCACGCGCCATGCTCGCCCTCTGCGAGCGTCCATGGATTGAAAAGCGCCGCTATCTGGAGCGATGCGGTGCGCATACATGGGAAATCGACTGCTTTAGGGGCGAGAATGAGGGCCTCGTCGTAGCCGAGATCGAGCTTTCTGCGGCGGACGAGATGTTCGAGCATCCGACATGGCTCGGCGCGGAGGTATCCGACGACAGCCGCTACCTAAACGCAAGCCTCATGCGCCTGCCTTTCTCGCGCTGGCGGAATTGA